One segment of Niveibacterium microcysteis DNA contains the following:
- a CDS encoding AraC family transcriptional regulator yields MNSTAPDKLKIPATLWEGLKRAGVDRAEVIRRANLPLSVLRDDAPIATTQFFALWRAIETVSQDSTIGLRIATSLDGAVMPLAFVAAQHARTFRDALNRVARLKRLCAPEEVSVQDLADHSALSISWPHGGSDTVPRALVDATMVSFVELGRRGTGERLIPLSLELARSAVARSALEKYFGCDIKFDATVDRIAWRREDLDKLFATYNKDLLDVLAPELDRRLEHHDASESVTEQTKWVLRRRLTAGRPDIRSVAAELAMSERSLQRRLTDEGVSFQALVTQTRHQMALEHLADHSLTLIEIAYLLGYEDQNSFFRAFRQWESQTPSEWRAAHAVECHAGN; encoded by the coding sequence ATGAATAGCACCGCTCCAGACAAGTTGAAGATTCCGGCCACGCTGTGGGAGGGCCTCAAGCGGGCCGGAGTTGATCGTGCAGAGGTTATTCGACGCGCGAACCTGCCTCTGAGTGTGCTGAGGGACGATGCGCCGATTGCCACGACGCAGTTTTTCGCCCTGTGGCGGGCCATCGAAACTGTTAGCCAAGACTCGACCATTGGCCTTCGTATCGCAACGAGTCTGGACGGGGCTGTGATGCCTCTCGCTTTTGTAGCAGCCCAGCACGCTCGAACTTTTCGGGACGCTCTGAATCGGGTCGCTCGTCTTAAGCGACTGTGCGCACCCGAGGAAGTTTCGGTCCAAGATCTTGCCGACCACAGCGCGCTTAGCATCAGTTGGCCACATGGTGGTTCAGATACAGTTCCTCGCGCTTTAGTCGACGCGACCATGGTGTCGTTCGTGGAGTTGGGACGCAGAGGAACAGGCGAGCGCCTGATACCTCTGTCGCTTGAGCTTGCTCGTTCGGCTGTAGCAAGGTCGGCACTTGAGAAATACTTCGGGTGCGACATCAAGTTCGATGCGACGGTCGACCGCATCGCGTGGCGTCGAGAAGACCTAGACAAGCTGTTTGCCACCTACAACAAGGACCTGCTCGATGTTCTCGCTCCGGAATTGGACAGACGTCTTGAACATCATGACGCGTCCGAGTCCGTGACCGAGCAGACCAAGTGGGTTTTGCGGCGTCGTTTGACTGCCGGTCGCCCGGACATTCGCTCCGTGGCCGCTGAACTTGCCATGAGCGAGCGTTCTTTGCAGCGCCGCCTGACGGATGAAGGCGTCAGCTTCCAAGCCCTGGTGACTCAGACCCGACATCAGATGGCACTCGAGCATCTGGCAGACCACTCGCTCACGCTTATCGAAATTGCTTATCTGCTGGGCTACGAAGACCAGAACTCTTTCTTCCGTGCCTTTCGGCAATGGGAGTCGCAAACCCCTTCCGAGTGGCGCGCTGCACATGCTGTTGAGTGTCACGCGGGCAACTAA
- a CDS encoding glucose 1-dehydrogenase, giving the protein MSNQVALITGGATGIGKAVALKLVAKGVTVVMSGRRADVGQAAVAEVSAAARDGAQVRFVQNDVADEAAVKSMIDGIVAEFGRLDMAVNNAGLSNETGTLVQSSSDNYRAMVETNVMGVYFSMKHELVQMTKQGGGAIVNLASIAGLNGITWAGPYASTKHAVVGMTKSSALDHATQGIRVNGVAPGAIKTDIIAAQLGGGDPNYNEASISAMHPMNRLGRPEEVANAICWLLSDEASFVTGHILNVDGGFQAK; this is encoded by the coding sequence ATGTCCAATCAAGTAGCCCTGATTACTGGCGGCGCCACCGGCATCGGCAAGGCCGTTGCCCTCAAGCTTGTCGCCAAAGGCGTCACTGTCGTCATGAGCGGCCGTCGTGCGGACGTCGGGCAAGCCGCCGTCGCCGAGGTTTCCGCCGCGGCCCGCGACGGTGCACAGGTTCGCTTTGTTCAGAACGATGTGGCCGATGAGGCTGCGGTCAAGTCGATGATTGACGGCATCGTGGCTGAGTTCGGTCGCCTAGACATGGCGGTCAATAACGCTGGTCTGTCCAACGAGACTGGCACTCTTGTGCAGTCGAGCAGTGACAACTACCGTGCAATGGTTGAGACCAACGTCATGGGTGTGTACTTCAGCATGAAACATGAGCTCGTTCAGATGACCAAGCAGGGAGGCGGTGCCATCGTCAACTTGGCGTCCATCGCTGGTCTAAATGGCATCACCTGGGCGGGGCCATATGCCTCGACCAAACACGCGGTGGTGGGAATGACCAAGTCGTCTGCCCTGGACCACGCGACTCAAGGCATCCGGGTCAACGGCGTGGCACCTGGCGCCATCAAGACCGACATCATTGCCGCCCAGCTCGGCGGTGGCGACCCCAACTACAATGAGGCGAGTATCTCGGCAATGCATCCCATGAATCGACTGGGCCGCCCTGAAGAAGTCGCCAATGCGATCTGCTGGTTGCTGTCGGACGAAGCCAGCTTCGTCACCGGTCACATACTTAACGTAGATGGCGGCTTCCAAGCGAAGTAA
- a CDS encoding N-acetylmuramoyl-L-alanine amidase — MATIAIDPGHGGEDPGAVGKAGTFEKNVTLAIGRRLKAKIDADPLLRGMLTRDGDFFVPLGQRVAKARAVQADLFVSIHADAFIKPDARGSSVFVLSDKGASSTAARWLAQKENAADLVGGVNLGVKDALLARTLLDLSQTATMQDSAKLGRAVLGELGGINQLHKGQVEQAGFAVLKAPDIPSILVETAFISNPEEELRLKDEAYQDKMAEAILRGIKRYFAKNPPVQRNTVAFIG, encoded by the coding sequence CTGGCCACGATCGCGATCGATCCGGGCCACGGCGGCGAAGACCCGGGTGCAGTCGGCAAGGCGGGTACGTTTGAAAAGAACGTCACGCTGGCAATCGGGCGCCGCCTGAAAGCCAAGATCGATGCCGATCCGCTGTTGCGCGGCATGCTGACGCGTGATGGCGACTTCTTCGTACCGCTCGGCCAGCGCGTTGCCAAGGCGCGCGCGGTGCAGGCGGATCTCTTCGTGTCGATCCATGCCGACGCCTTCATCAAACCCGATGCGCGCGGCAGTTCGGTATTCGTGCTGTCCGACAAGGGTGCATCGAGCACGGCTGCGCGCTGGCTGGCACAGAAAGAAAACGCAGCGGATCTGGTCGGTGGCGTGAACCTCGGCGTCAAGGACGCCCTGCTCGCCCGCACCCTGCTCGACCTCTCGCAGACCGCCACGATGCAGGACAGTGCCAAGCTGGGCCGCGCCGTGCTGGGCGAACTCGGTGGCATCAACCAGCTGCACAAGGGCCAGGTCGAACAGGCAGGCTTCGCGGTGCTGAAGGCACCGGACATTCCATCCATCCTGGTCGAGACCGCTTTCATCTCGAACCCGGAAGAAGAATTGCGTCTGAAGGACGAGGCGTACCAGGACAAGATGGCCGAGGCGATCCTGCGCGGCATCAAGCGCTACTTCGCAAAGAACCCGCCGGTCCAGCGCAACACCGTCGCCTTCATCGGCTAG
- a CDS encoding AMIN domain-containing protein, translated as MMQRRRFMKFGGAAMTLLVSRVGFAAETSILAVRVWPSQDYTRVTLEGRDTLKYSHQIVKNPERLVIDLEGAEFNSVIQSLPGKITDSDPYIKLIRAGRNRPGVVRLVIELKAEVKPQVFTLEPVGQYGHRLVLDLYPAEPIDPLLALIEKPDPIVAASGEAASPTRPTAQPGGDAGKLPSPPLNRRPPHRFRPLNQSSRLSKTTRRRSALPTASTAAARDRSPAWPRSRSIRATAAKTRVQSARRVRLKRTSRWQSGAA; from the coding sequence ATGATGCAACGCCGTCGCTTCATGAAGTTCGGCGGTGCGGCAATGACGCTGCTCGTCTCGCGCGTCGGCTTCGCGGCCGAAACCAGCATCCTGGCCGTACGGGTATGGCCTTCGCAGGACTACACACGCGTCACGCTCGAAGGCCGCGACACGCTCAAGTACAGCCATCAGATCGTCAAGAATCCGGAACGTCTGGTGATCGATCTGGAAGGCGCTGAGTTCAACAGCGTGATCCAGAGCCTGCCAGGCAAGATCACCGATAGCGACCCCTACATCAAACTGATCCGCGCCGGTCGCAACCGCCCCGGCGTAGTGCGCCTGGTCATCGAACTCAAGGCCGAGGTCAAACCACAGGTGTTCACGCTGGAGCCGGTCGGCCAGTATGGCCATCGCCTGGTGCTGGACCTCTACCCGGCCGAGCCGATCGACCCGCTGCTCGCGCTGATCGAAAAGCCCGATCCGATCGTCGCCGCGAGTGGCGAAGCCGCGTCCCCGACGCGGCCAACTGCGCAGCCAGGCGGCGACGCCGGCAAACTACCGAGCCCCCCCCTGAACCGGCGTCCTCCGCACCGGTTCAGGCCGCTGAACCAGTCAAGCCGGCTCAGCAAGACAACAAGGAGGAGGTCAGCCCTGCCGACCGCAAGCACCGCGGCGGCAAGGGACAGGTCACCCGCCTGGCCACGATCGCGATCGATCCGGGCCACGGCGGCGAAGACCCGGGTGCAGTCGGCAAGGCGGGTACGTTTGAAAAGAACGTCACGCTGGCAATCGGGCGCCGCCTGA